GACCGGGTAGCAAAAGCAGAAGAAACTAGCGAAGAGTGTCTTGAATTTTTCAAGCTCATGGAAGCTCCAGAAGAAAACCCTCCGGATATGGGCGTTCTTAGCTTCGAGCATATGAAAACATACGACTAACAATGTCACTATGCCTGGCTTAAGCGCGGAAAACAAACTACGCGATGTTTTTAATCCCAGGATAATTACCTCGCTTGCGGACGAGATCAAGAAAGTATGGTCAGGTTTTGACCGCAAAGGGTTTCTTAACACAATTCTTCCAAAACTAGACGATCTCAGTTTTGGAAAACGTTCTATGCTTATTCGCGATGCCCTGGGAGAATTTTTGCCGAAAGAATTTCCCAAAGCGATGAATATTCTACTGAAAGCACTTCCACCGGAGTTGAGTAATATCGATCCAGGAGTCACCGTTTGGGATGCCTTTATCGTCTGGCCGCAGACCGCGTTTGTTTCAAAATATGGCAAAGACTATTTTGACCTGTCCATGCACGCTCTCTATGAAATGACGAAGCGTCTTTCCGCTGAAGGCGATCTCCGCACGTTCATTGAAATAGATTATGACCGCGCAATGAGCATGGTGCAAAAATGGTGTAACGATCCAAATCCTCATGTTAGGCGGCTTGTTTCGGAAGGAACGAGACCGCGATTACCGCTCGCCGGTCGCATTAAAAGTTTTCAAAAAGATCCGCGTCCCGTTATCAAGCTGCTTGAAAAACTTAAAGACGATGAAACGGAATATGTTCGCCGCTCCGTGGCGAACAATATCAATGATATAGCAAAAGATAATCCGGACATTGCGCTTGCGACACTCAAGACGTGGAGCAAAGACTCAAAGCCTGAAGCGCAATGGGTGGTGCGTCATGCGGCACGGACGCTCATCAAGCAGGGACACCCGGAAGCCATCGCGATGCTGGGATACTCCGTAAATCCGAAGATAACCCTGTCCGAGCTCGCGATTACTCCGAAGAAGCAAAAGCGCGGAGGAACGATAGAATTTTCGTTTTCAGTTCGCTCAAAGGCAGCGACATCACAAAAACTCGTCGTTGATTCTGTGGTCTACTACCGAAAAGCGAATGGCAAACTATCGCCCAAGGTTTTTAAATTACGTGACATGATACTTCGCCCCAAGAGCGAGGTACGGATTTCAAAGAAGCTAGTACTTAAAAACACATCGGGGAGAACTATTTACCCCGGATACCATGAAATAGAAATACAGATCAACGGTAAGCCGTACTCAAAACATTCATTCGTCGTTGACTGACGGCAGTACCTCCGCTCAATAGGGGAAGATTCATCGAGCCCAGTACGAGAGAATGACCCCGGAAATCCCATCACCACTCTGGAAAGTCGCGTGTTCGAGTCTCTCGAGCGTACTTTCTTCGCCGAGCAGGCGACCGAATGTAACCAGAGCCGTTGCTGCGAATGTCATCGGGTCCTGAGCAGACGGATTCACATGGATCTCGACCGGGGTTGACTCTG
The bacterium DNA segment above includes these coding regions:
- a CDS encoding DNA alkylation repair protein; protein product: MPGLSAENKLRDVFNPRIITSLADEIKKVWSGFDRKGFLNTILPKLDDLSFGKRSMLIRDALGEFLPKEFPKAMNILLKALPPELSNIDPGVTVWDAFIVWPQTAFVSKYGKDYFDLSMHALYEMTKRLSAEGDLRTFIEIDYDRAMSMVQKWCNDPNPHVRRLVSEGTRPRLPLAGRIKSFQKDPRPVIKLLEKLKDDETEYVRRSVANNINDIAKDNPDIALATLKTWSKDSKPEAQWVVRHAARTLIKQGHPEAIAMLGYSVNPKITLSELAITPKKQKRGGTIEFSFSVRSKAATSQKLVVDSVVYYRKANGKLSPKVFKLRDMILRPKSEVRISKKLVLKNTSGRTIYPGYHEIEIQINGKPYSKHSFVVD